One Camelina sativa cultivar DH55 chromosome 3, Cs, whole genome shotgun sequence genomic window carries:
- the LOC104776423 gene encoding multicopper oxidase LPR1-like produces the protein MESLLCPRKMKRVMMLIVTLTWLRGTCGELLDDQLFEVGKLQMFVDDLPDMPRLHGFNSVHGILKPTSLQIGMFSTKWKFHRDLPATQVFAYGTSRSKATVPGPTIEAVYGVDTYVTWRNHLPTSHILPWDPTISPATANHGGIPTVVHLHGGIHEPASDGNADAWFTAGFKETGPKWTKTTLHYENMQQPGNMWYHDHAMGLTRINNLAGMVGAYVLRHHAVESSFRLPTGDEFDRPLIVFDRSFRKDGSIYMNATGNNPSIHPQWQPEYFGDVIIVNGKAWPRLNVRRRKYRFRIINASNARFFKFFFSNGLDFIVVGSDSAYLSKPVVTKWILLSPSEIADAIVDFSKSPSGTVVLANDAPYPYPRGDPVNKENSKVMKFIVKTEPEDDTSTIPKRLIDYSAADASNAVLTRYISMYEYVSSSDEPTHLFVNGLPYDAPVTETPKIGTTEVWEVINLTEDNHPLHIHLGLFKVVEQTELLAGGLEEFKECMTKHNDAVKCKISKYARGTKTAVTAHERGWKNVFKMMPGHVTRILVRFSYIHTNASYPFDATQEPGYIYHCHILDHEDNMMMRPLKVIN, from the exons ATGGAATCTCTATTGTGTccgaggaagatgaagagagtgATGATGCTAATAGTAACATTGACGTGGCTCCGTGGCACGTGCGGGGAGCTGCTCGATGACCAGCTATTCGAAGTGGGAAAGCTTCAGATGTTCGTCGACGACCTCCCAGATATGCCTAGACTCCATGGATTTAACTCTGTTCATGGCATCCTCAAACCCACTTCTCTTCAAATCGGCATGTTCTCCACTAAATGG AAATTTCATAGAGATTTGCCTGCGACACAAGTGTTCGCCTACGGCACATCACGTAGCAAGGCAACAGTTCCTGGTCCGACGATCGAAGCAGTGTATGGAGTAGACACATACGTTACGTGGCGAAACCACCTTCCTACATCTCACATTCTTCCTTGGGATCCCACAATCTCTCCTGCGACCGCGAACCACGGTGGAATCCCTACGGTGGTTCACTTACACGGCGGAATCCACGAACCAGCCAGTGATGGAAACGCTGATGCGTGGTTCACTGCGGGTTTCAAAGAGACTGGACCAAAATGGACCAAAACGACGTTGCATTACGAGAACATGCAACAACCTGGTAACATGTGGTACCACGACCATGCCATGGGTTTGACCCGAATCAACAACCTCGCCGGTATGGTAGGCGCCTACGTTCTTCGCCACCACGCCGTCGAATCTTCTTTTCGGCTACCCACGGGAGATGAATTTGACCGGCCGTTGATCGTTTTCGACCGGAGCTTTCGTAAAGACGGGTCAATATACATGAACGCAACTGGGAACAACCCATCGATTCACCCGCAATGGCAACCGGAATATTTCGGCGATGTGATCATCGTCAATGGAAAAGCGTGGCCGCGACTAAACGTCCGACGTAGGAAATACAGATTTCGCATCATAAACGCAAGCAACGCAAGAttcttcaaattcttcttctccaacggTCTAGATTTCATCGTGGTAGGTTCTGATTCTGCGTATCTCTCAAAACCGGTGGTGACCAAATGGATTCTCTTATCTCCGTCAGAAATCGCAGACGCCATCGTTGATTTCTCGAAATCGCCGTCGGGAACGGTGGTGCTCGCTAATGATGCGCCTTATCCTTACCCTAGGGGTGATCCcgtcaacaaagaaaacagcAAGGTAATGAAATTTATCGTCAAAACTGAACCAGAGGATGACACAAGTACAATTCCCAAGAGGCTTATTGATTACTCGGCTGCTGATGCGTCAAACGCTGTCCTCACGCGTTACATCTCTATGTACGAGTACGTGAGCAGTTCTGATGAGCCAACTCATTTGTTTGTCAACGGCTTGCCCTATGACGCTCCCGTCACGGAAACTCCAAAAATAGGAACCACCGAG GTGTGGGAAGTGATAAATTTGACGGAGGATAATCATCCGTTACACATTCATCTCGGACTTTTCAAAGTGGTTGAGCAAACGGAGTTATTGGCGGGAGGACTGGAGGAGTTCAAGGAGTGTATGACAAAACACAACGACGCCGTCAAGTGCAAGATTAGTAAATACGCACGAGGGACAAAGACTGCGGTGACGGCACACGAGAGAGGCTGGAAGAACGTGTTCAAGATGATGCCGGGACATGTGACGAGGATACTCGTACGCTTTTCTTATATCCACACTAACGCATCTTACCCTTTCGATGCCACTCAGGAACCCGGCTACATCTACCATTGTCAC ATACTGGACCACGAGGACAATATGATGATGAGGCCGCTTAAGGTCATTAATTGA